In Haliscomenobacter hydrossis DSM 1100, the DNA window CCAGATAGGCACCATAAACCCTGCTATCCTTTTTGGTAGGACTGCTTTTCAACTTGGCGTTATGATCCAGGTATTCCGCAGGAATTGCTTTACCTAATGCACCAGCCTGTACCAAAACCTTGGCCAATAAGGTAAATTGGGAGTCTTCCCAATCCTTTTTGACCGGAGGAACAGTTTTGAGATACGCGATGATTTGGCCAAGGTGTTCCTCACTCAATGAATGAAATTCGTTGGAAGGCATAATGATCAATGGACGACCATCAAGGCCCACTCCGTGTCGAATGGCCCGAACCCAATCGGCGTCGCGGTACTCTTTGGCCACTCCAGCGGGGGTTAAGTTAGGTGCAATCAGCAGACCAAAAGCTGGATCATTTAGAAATTTTGTGCCTTCCAATTGGTTGCCGTGACAATGGGTACACAAGTTGTTGACCCACTTTTTACCTTCAACCAGACTCAGGGAATCTTGTGGTATTTTCAAACTAGCGGGTTGAATCGTGTAGGTTTTTTTTAACCGCCGATTGTAGGATGAATTCATTAGGAAAACGGTGCACAACAGGATGAGCACAAGCCCTCCCAGGATAATACCTATCCATTTGAATATTTTTTTCATGACCGCAGCATTTTAAGTTTGCCGAATCAAAACCAATTGATTTCGTCCGGCAAACCAATCACCATTAAAATTAGTTTTGAGGCTTCCCGGGAGGGGTTACGATCGGGGTGATTTGGATGTTTTCACACAACCATTTGCCGTTCTTCTTCACGACGGTGAGGGAATAGGCCATACGATCGGTTATGGCATTGTTCCGAGAATTTGCACTTACAATGTTAATAATGGCTACTTCAGGAGTAATAAACCGAAGCGTTTGTTTTTCCCAGGTATAGCCATTGCCTTGGGGATTACCGCCCCACATTTGAAACAAGGCTTTGTGTGCTTGGCGAATGTTTTCGCGGCCTTCGATCAAGCCGCCCATAGGGTTTACAACTACTGCTGTTTCGGTGTAGACTAAGGCAAAACGGTCAGCATCAAAAGCATTGAAGGCATCAAAGCCTTCCTTGCAGGTAGCTAAAATCGCCTTTTCGTCTGCCGCGTTTTGGGCTTGAATCGAAAAAGCAGGCAGTACCAAAGCAAAGGCCAAAAGAGAAAGAAACAAATTGCGTTTCATGTTCGTAAAGTTTTAGGTATGAAATGAAATTGATTGAATCGTTCCGCAGAACAATGCAAAGATGAGGCCTAAACCACCTGTGGGAACAGCGTAGATGTACGTAAACGGACTACGCAGATCTGCGTAATTCGATCAAAAATGAGGCGAAATAATTTTAGACAAGCTTGTTTTTGATGGCCAATTGCACCAACCCGGCAATGCCGCGTACTTCCAGCTTTTGGATCAGGTTGTTGCGGTGGGTGTCTACGGTACGGGGGCTGATGAAGAGTTGCTGGCCAATTTCGGTGCTGGAAAAACCCTGCGCGACCAGTTTTAATATTTCGAGTTCTCTTTCGCTGAGTAGTTCCAGCAAGGCCTGGTTTTGAATGGAGGCAGCAGGTTTGGCAAGGGTAAGCGCAACTTCGCCAGCAAAATATTTCTCCCCCTGGTTTACCTTATAGATGGCGCTTGACAGTTCTGCGATGGAGGTGTTTTTGAACAAAAAACCATCGGCACCTTTTTCGATGGCCTGCTGGATGATGCTGCGCTCGTTGAGCATGGTGAGCATGATGACTTTTATGCCGAAATAATCTTTTTTGAGTTGTTCTAAAGTTTCCAGTCCATTCATGAGGGGCATTTCGTAGTCAAGCATGACGACATCAGCCCTAATCCCCCGACGAAAGGCATCCATGACTTCGCGACCATTGGCGGCATCTGCGACAATTTCAACCTGTGGGATTTGTTCTAAAATGGACACAAACCCCTTCCGCACCAGTTGATGGTCATCGGCAATCAACACCCTGATTTTGGGTTCCATAATGCTTTATTTTTCAAGGTTATTGAGGGGGATACGGATGATAGAAATGGTGCCTTTGGGTGAAGCCGCCTCCGTTTGAAAAACCCCGCCCAGGGTACTTACCCGGCTGAGGATGTTCAATAGACCCATACTTCCCTGTGCCCTGGCCCGTTCAAAATCAAAACCTTGCCCGTCGTCTTCCATGCGCAGAATCAGGCTTCCCCCAGCCAAGTACAAGATTACCAACACTTTACCCGCATTGGCGTGTTTGACAATGTTGTTGAGCAATTCTTGAGCGACCCGATACACCCCAATCTCTACTTTTTCATCCAGGTGCTCGGGCACCAGGCTGCTTTCAAATTCGTATTGCAAGGCCGTACTTTGGAAGGTATTGCGCAGCAACATTTCCAGGCTTGGCGCCAATCCGTGCTGCTCCAGCATCGGCGGCAACATGGTATGGGAAATGTTGCGCACTTCGGTACATGACTCGTCCAGTTGATGGGCCAATTGTCCAATTTGCAGGGCTTCTTGGGGTGCAACTTTGGCAATTTTGGACTGTAAGGCGCTAAAGCCCAGTTTGAGAGCCACCATTTCCTGGGCGATGCCATCGTGCAGGTCTTTGGCGATGCGTTTGCGTTCGGCTTCCTGGGCTTCGATTACCGCATTGAGGCCCAGTTTTTGTTCCTGAATGAGGGCGGCATCCAGTTCCGCTTTTTTGCGCAAGCGGAAGCGATTCCAAAACAGCCAGCCGAGCGAAACGAAAGCCAAAAGCCCCACCAAAAGCCCCCAAATCCAGGTTTGCTGACGGAATAAGATACTTTCCTGTTTTTCAATTTTGAGTTGCTGATTGATAATTTCGGTTTCCTTTTTCTGGGTTTGGTACTTGGCTTCCATGTCCGCCAGGACTTTGGAATTGTCGATGGTAAACAAGGAATCATCCAGCGCCCTGAATTTTTTGTACCACACCAATGCCTCCTTGGGTTGCCCCAGCAATTCGTAGGAACGGGCAATTTCTTCGTAATACACCGCAAGAGGATCCAGCAATTTATGTTTTTGCATAAGGGCATAGCCCTTCATGGCAAATGCCAGTCCTTTTTGGGGCTGCCCCAGGGAGTTGTATACGGCAGTACTGTTGATGTAGGGAAAGACCAGGTTGGTTTCCCGATTGGCTTCTTGTAAGTACTGAATGGATTTTTCACAATTGGGGAGGGCTTCGCGATCCTTGCCCAGTTTGTGCAACAAATGGCAAACCCCGCCGATCATCACCCCGGCCACAAATTTGTTGTTGTTTTTGAGGGCCATGTCGATGCCTTTGCGGGAGTACTCCATTGATTTGTCAAAATCATTTTTCCCGTTGTAGGCAACGGCGAGGTTGTTGTAGGTAAAAATGGTCTTCCGGTCATCACCGACCTGGAGCCTGATTTTCAGGGCTTTTTCCAGGTATTCAATGGCTTTGTCAGGGAATTCCGAGTCTTTGTACACATTCCCCAAATTGCTGTACACCGAGGCCAGGCTTTCTAAATCCCCCAGTTTTTCGTTGAGGCTGGCCGCCCGATGCAAGTAATACTGGGCCGAATCATTTTGCAATAAATCCTGATAGGTACCCCCCAATGCATTGTAGGCATCCGCTTGAATGGAGAGATCTTTGATTTGTTTGCCGATGGAAAGTTGTTTTTTGAGCAGCGGAATCGCCGTTTGGTGCTCTCCTTTGTCGCCGTAGGCTTTGGCACGCACGTGCAGGGCTTTGGCTTCTCCTTCAAGGGAGTGAGCGGCTTTGGCCATTTGCTCCAGGGTATCGGCATAGGCAAAAGAAGCGTCCAGGTTTTGCATTTGGGCTTCTTGTGCCAGGGCGTAATATGCTGCGATTTTTTTCTCCGGATTGGTTTCTTTGTGATATACCCGGCGCAGGCTATCGGCCAGGGGGCTTTGCCCCGTCATGGCGCTGATGAGCAAGGCAAAAAGGATGGTTATAGGTGTTTTTCTCATACTACCCCGAATTTCACCAGGATAAATTTCCCGGTTGAGGTGAACACATTGCACACCAAACTTGGTGTTTACAGGCTCTAAAGTATACAAAATCCAGCAATTTCTCACTGAACAATCTAGTAATTCTCCCCGTTTAAACCACTGAAAAAATTACCTTTGCGCAACCATACTGCCAAATATGACCAAAAAAGAAATCGACCAAAACCTGAACGAGGACAATATGAAGCTGCAACTCTCCCGTTTGCAGCATCGTTTTGAAAAAATAAAACTGGGTGGCGGTGAAAAACGCATTGCCCAACAGCACGCTCAAGGCAAAATGAGCGTGCGCGAACGGGTAAATTACCTGATCGATCCCGCTACTTCATTCTTGGAAATTGGCGCATTCGCAGGGTATGACATGTACCCCGACGAAGGCGGTTGCCCTGCGGGTGGAGTGGTGGTAGGGATAGGTTATGTGCGGGGCCGGCAATGTGTGATTGTGGCCAATGACGCCACGGTCAAAGCCGGAGCCTGGTTTCCGATCACGGGCAAAAAGAACTTGCGCGCGCAGGAAATCGCCATGGAAAACCGCTTGCCCATCATCTATCTAGTGGACAGTGCCGGGGTGTTTTTGCCCATGCAGGACGAAATTTTTCCCGACAAAGAACATTTTGGCCGCATTTTCCGCAACAACGCCAAAATGTCGAGCATGGGCATCCCCCAGATCGCCGCCATCATGGGCAGTTGTGTCGCGGGGGGGGCTTATTTGCCGATTATGTCGGACGAAGCACTGATTGTGGAGGGTACCGGATCCATCTTCCTGGCTGGTCCTTATCTGGTCAAAGCCGCCATTGGTGAAGATGTCGACAAAGAAACCCTGGGTGGGGCGAGCACCCAAAGTGAAATTTCCGGCGTAACGGATTACAAAGTGCCCAACGATCAGGTTTGCCTGGATACCATCAAGGATTTGGTGGATAAATTGGGACATTTTCCCAAAGCGGGATTTGACCGGGTTGAAGCTACCGCACCTGCGGTTGAAGAAAGCCAGCTCTTGCGCATTTTTCCCAATGATCCATCCAAACCCTATTCTACTCTGGAGATCTTGCATTGCCTGGTGGATGACTCCAAACTCACGCAATACAAAGAACATTATGGTAAAACGATCATCTGCGCTTATGCCCGCATCGACGGCTGGGCGGTGGGCATCGTAGCCAACAACCGCGAGGTGGTGCGTAACGCCAAGGGTGAAATGCAATTTGGCGGGGTGATTTATTCGGATTCCGCAGACAAAGCCACGCGGTTTATCCTGAATTGCAACCAGAAAAAAATACCTTTGGTGTTCTTGCACGATGTAACGGGCTTCATGGTAGGCTCACGTTCCGAACACGGCGGCATCATCAAAGACGGCGCCAAGATGGTGAATGCGGTGGCCAACTCCACCGTACCCAAGTTCAGCATCGTGATGGGCAACTCATACGGCGCGGGCAACTACGCCATGTGTGGCAAAGCCTACGACCCCCGGCTCATTGTAGCCTGGCCTACGGCAAAAATTGCCGTAATGGGTGGTTCGCAAGCGGCCAAAACCCTCATGCAAATCCAGGTGGCTTCCCTCAAATCCAAAGGTGAAGTGCTGGACGCGGAGACCGAACAGCAATTGTTCAACGAGATTAAAGACAAATACGACCAACAAACTTCCCCCTACTACGCCGCTGCCCGCTTGTGGGTAGACGCCATCATTAGCCCCCTGGAAACACGCAAGGTGATCTCCATGGGCATTGAGGCTGCGGATCATGGCGTGGTGGAGAAGTTTAATGTGGGCGTTATTCAAGCATAAACCGGGGTCTGAGGGTTCGGGGGTTCGTAGGTTCGAGGGTTTACCAAAGTTTACCCAACCTACGAACCCCCGAACCCTCGAACCCCCGAACCCTTTGGCATGAATTTTATCGCAAAAACACTCGCCGGCCTCGAACCCGTGCTGATCGAAGAGTTAAAAATCCTGGGGGCTGAAAACATCCGCCTGGGCAAGCGGGCCGTTTTTTACGAGGGCGAAATAGATTTGATGTACCAATCCAATCTGGAGTTGCGTACGGCCTTGCGTATTTTGGTGCCTATTGGTCATTTCAAAGTGCGGAATGAAGACGATTTGTACCACAAAATTGGAAAATTCGACTGGTCGGAATACATGAGTGTAGACGATACGCTGGCCGTAGATGCGGTGACCAGTTCCTCCCTCATCCGGCACTCAAAATTTGCCGCGCTGCGCACCAAAGATGCCATCGTGGATCAGTTCCGCAAAAAGTTTGGCCGCAGGCCGGATGTCAATACCGAATCCCCCACCTTGCGCCTCAACCTGCACATTGGTGAAGATGATGTAACCCTGGCCCTCGACAGTAGCGGAGAATCACTGCACCGCCGTGGCTACCGGGTGGATAGCGTGGAAGCCCCCATCAACGAGGTGCTTGCTGCCGGGATGATTTTGCTTTCGGGTTGGGAATGTGACTGTGATTTCATCGATCCCATGTGCGGCTCGGGCACCTTGCCCATCGAAGCCGCCATGTTGGCGTACAATATTCCTCCCCAGATCAATCGGCCAAGTTTTGCCTTCATGCGTTGGGAGAATTTTGACAAAAAAGGCTGGGAAAAAGTGCGCGAAGAAGCGATCCTTTCCCAGGTGGTTTTTCAGCACAAAATTTTCGCTTCGGATATCGATTTTAAAGCCGTCAACAGTGTGGGGTACAACATCGAAAAAGCTGGACTGGAAGGCAAAATCCAGGTGAGCCGCGAGCGCTTTGAAAACGTCATACCCAGTTCTGAAAACGGCTTGCTGATGATGAACCCGCCCTACGACGAACGGATGGAACTGGAAGATGGACAGGCTTTTTACAAGAGCCTGGGCGACACCTTCAAAAAGAACTGGGCTGGCCATTCAGCCTGGATCATCAGCTCCAACCTGGAGGCAGTGAAAGCGCTGGGCTTGCGGCCTTCGCGGCGGATTCCGTTGTTCAATGGAAAACTGGAGTGTCGGCTTTTGCGGTATGACATGTATGCCGGAAGCAAACGGGTGAGAGAGGAAAGAGAAGAGATGAAAGAGGATAGTGGAGAGATAAAAGAGGAAAGAGAAGAGATGAAAGAGGAGAAAAAGGGGACGGATGAAGACTGGTAGTATTAATCGAAAGGAGATACAACAAGGTTGTCAATGCTAATGAAGTAGCATGAGTCTATTGTTCAGTTTTTAAAGCACTGCAACTTTAAAAGTCTTTTCTTTGCGCTTCGAAAAGAACCAAGTACCATGATTGGCCAAAACATTGCCCAGGCGGCGGAGTTACTGAAGCGTGGAGAAGTGATTGCGATCCCCACCGAAACCGTGTATGGCCTGGCCGGGAATGCACTGGATGAAAGCACCGTGGCCAAAATTTTTGCCATCAAACAACGGCCTTCTTTTGATCCACTCATTGTGCATGTGCCCGATTTGCAAAGCCTGGAAAACTGGGTTCAAAACATTCCAACTGCCGCCCGTCAATTGGCGCAACACTTTATGCCAGGCGCACTTACCTTACTTTTGGAAAAAAAAGAAACCATTTCCGACCTAGTCACTGCGGGTTCACCTCTGGTGGCCATGCGCATACCCGCTCATCCGCTTGCACAGGAATTGCTGCGTTTGCTTCCTTTTCCGCTGGCGGCACCCAGCGCCAATCCTTTTGGCTACATCAGCCCAACCCGTGCTGAACACGTGGCACATCAATTGGGCGATCAAATTCCGTATATCCTGGATGGTGGACCTTGTACCATTGGACTGGAAAGTACCATTGTCGGTTTCCCGGAGGGGCGTGCCACGATTTTTCGCAAAGGTGGAATTCCCGTAGAAGCCATTGAAGCGGTGATTGGCCCGGTGCAGGTGCAGGCCCATTCCAGTTCCAATCCGCAGGCACCAGGGATGCTCAAAAGCCATTACGCGCCACGGATTCCGCTGGTGTTGGGTAAATTGACTGAACTCATTCCACAACACCAAGGTAAGGCAATCGGGGTACTCAGTTTTCAAGAAAGATACCCGGAGATACCCTCCGAACGACAGTTTGCGTTATCTTCGTCAGGTGATTACACTGAAGCTGCTCGCAACCTTTTTTCGGCCATGCGTTATTTGGATCAATTACCACTTGATTTGATTGTAGCCGAACTCTTACCCGAAGAAAACCTTGGACGGGCCATAAATGACCGTTTAAGGCGAGCATCCAGCAAAAATTAATCAACCAAGCGAGGTCATGCTCTGTTACCTATTTTTATTCACAGACTGTTAAAAAACCAAATCAGTATGCGTTTCAACAAAATCATGATGGCCCTGACGATGGTGTTGGCCATTTTTGCATCTACCGCCCTTCAGGCACAAGACAACAAAGCCCAACGGCCCAGCCCTCCTAAAACTGTTGTACGGCAGTTGGACTCCCTCAGCATCAACGTTGTTTACAATGCTCCTTCGGTAAAAGGTCGTTCGATCTGGGGTGCGCTGGTTCCTTATGGCAAAGTTTGGCGCACGGGTGCCAATGAGGCTACCATCTTTGAGGTCAACAAGCCAGTAATCATTGAAGGCCAAAAACTTGCTGCGGGCAAATATTCGCTTTTTACCATCCCTGGTGAAAAAGAATGGACGGTTATTTTCAACAAAGAAGCCAACCAATGGGGAGCCTACAGTTACAAAAAAGAAATGGACGCCTTGCGCGTAACCGTTAAACCAGGAAAATCCAAGTTGTTTGTAGAGCAACTGGCCATTGATGTATCTGAAAAAGGAGAAGTCAGCGTGGCTTGGGAAAATGTACAAATCAGTTTCGAAGTAAAAGAAGCAAAATAAATGCTGTGGGATAGGGACAGGTTTCGACCTGTCCCTAAAACATTCAATCCTTCTTCTTATTTTTGCCCCAGCCAAATCAATACTCACTCCATGAAACGTTTGATCACCTCTACATTGCTGCTTTCTCTCGTCTCGTTCAGCATCAGCAGTTGCAAAAACGAACCCAAAATAGACAAGGACGACCTGTTGGGCCGCTGGGAGATTCGGGAAGCCTATCGCAATGAAAAAAAATCAGAAGACCTGATGGGGCTCTTCTTTGAATTTTTTGGCGATGGGAAAATGCTCACCAACATGTCGGGAGCTACCACTGAATCCCAGTATGAACTCAAAAAACAAACCTTGATGCAACGCGGTGGAGACATGGATGCCGACTACGAAATCACGAGCCTGAACGATACCAACCTGGTTCTGGTGACGACCTTGCGCGAGTACAATTTTCGCTTTGTACTGGGCAAAAGCATTCAAATCAACTAGCCATCGTTCAGGGCATGTTCAAAAATGCCAGTTGAGTCCAAACCGCAATGACAAAGGAGATTGTGATGTAAAAGGGCTGGGATTGACGTTGTACAGCACCAAAATTTCACTGCGTGCTGATCCCATGCCACCCTGCAACAAGCCGATACCAACGTGTATATTGTTGGCATTGACTCTTTCTATTTCTAATCCATTTGAAGTATAATAGGGAACCGCCTGGTTCGCGTATTCGTACTCAACGTGGCCAAAAAACTGTTCAACGAATTTATAGCGACTGAACATACCTGCAGTCCAGGTCAGTGGTTGAGCGCGTACAACTTGGCCGTTGTTCAACCGTTGGCTGTAATAGCTGTACAAAAAACCTACCCGTGGTCCAACTGAAAAATTTGGCGTCAATTTGTAGCCCAACATCGGGCTGATGCCAAACTGAATCAAAGTCTGGGTGCCAAATCCAAGTCCTATCGGGAGGTTCCCTCCGTACCAAATTCGTTGATTTTGGTCACTGCCTTTGGTATTTTCACCGCTTCTTTTGATGATTTGAGCATTGCTGTGGATACTCCACAAACCAATGCAACAGAGTAATAAAATAATTTGACGCATTGCTGATGGTGCTAAGGATTCTGCTTGAAATTTTTAGTAACCGCACAAAGATACACGCTCTTTTTTTCCCTCGTTGCACCAAAGATTTTTTTGCCATGAGCCTTACCGAAATATGCTAACTTTGGGGCATCAAATACCGCAGCACTGTAAAGCTTCGTTCATTATGTTGATGTTGTTTTCCTCTTCAAATAACTGAAAATCTTCGTCCAAAACCCAATACACTACCGATTACCGTCTATCAATGATTTGCGTTCCATGAAGCATTGCATTACGATCTTAAGTATTTTACTGAGTGGCTGGCTGTGGGGGCAAAACTGTCCTTTGGAAGCTCCGCTGCCTATTCCCGCTAACGATTCAGTTGTTTATAGTTTTGAGGTTTTTGATGTCATCAACAACAACCTGGGTGCTCCAGGCCAGGGTGTATGCGGGGTACAAATGCGTTTTCGCCACAATTCCATCACCGACTTTGAAGTATGGCTAAAGGCCCCCAATGGCAAAGAAATTCAACTCATTGGCCCCAACGCAACCGTATCTCAGCCAACTTTAGGAGGCAGTTGGAATGTAACCTTTGTAAGGTGCCTGGCTACTCCGATGCCCCAGGTACCCTTTGCCCAACGCTGGAACAACAGCACCAATCCTTTTGGTGCCACTGGCATTACGGGGTCGTATTGGCCATTTTCAGGTTGTTTGGAAGAATTCAACGCTGGGCCAGTGAATGGTAACTGGGAACTCAAATTAAAAACCATTACCAGCACTCAAATCAGAGGAAGTTTATTGGGTCTCGACATCCAGTTTTGTGACAAAAGAGGCCAACGTTGTTGTTTTGCCGATGCTGGAGTTTTGAGTGGCCCGGTTAATGTGGCTGCTTGTCAAGGCGATTTTGACCTTAACCTCACTGCAGCACCAACTTACAGTGGGGCTAAACCGGATTCCAGCAAATACGCCTATACCTACGCCATTGGCCGTGACATTATCCTGCAGGGTTACGATTCCATTCCAGACCTGCGCCGCATGTCCCCCGGCAATTATCAGGTATGTGGTTTGTCTTATCAACGCAAAGACACCAGCCTTTTCCCCGCTGCCAACAATATCCTGAGACTGGATACCCTGCGCAACCAACTCAAAAATGGTACAATAGCGCTATGTGGTGAAATGACTGCGGACTGCATCAATGTGGTCATCGCCCCGCGTTCAGATTCCACGGTATTGCCCTTACAAATCATTTGTGAGGGTGATTCGGTAGTGGTAGCTGGCCAAACCTTCAAAACTACCGGACGTTTTCCCATCACTTTTAACCAGCCGGGGCGTTGCGACAGTCTGGTCATCGTCAATATTCGGGCAGAAAAAAGCCTGAACTCCACCCTGGACAGTACGATCTGCGCCGGAGACTCCGTAGCCATCGGAACAAAACAGTACAAGGTTACGGGCAATTATGTGGACACCTTGCAAGCGAGCAGTGGCTGCGACAGTATTGTTTCACTCCGCCTGTTAGTATTGCCAGCTATTCCCGTAAAAGACACTGCTATCGAAATATGCTCTGGTCGTTCGGTCGTGGTCGGTGGCCAACGTTTTAGCACTTCGGGCACATACACCATACCACTGGTTTCGAGCCAGGGTTGTGACAGTTTGATTCGGCTGACACTCACCATTATTGAGCCCCAATCAGTAATTACGGCTACGGATACCTTCCTCACCTGCACGCGTACCCAGGTTGTATTGGATGGTACCCAATCTACCCCATTGGGACAAGTCATGTACCGCTGGGAAGACAACATGGGCAATCCAATTGGAGACAGCACCCATTTTGTAGTCACCAGCCCGGATACCTACTACCTACAAGTCATCACCACCAAAAGTTTGTGCGCCCGACGTGTCCGTATCATCATCACTGCGGATACCCTCAAACCTGTTGTCAACATCGGCGGCACGGATACCCTGGATTGTAATACTCCACGCATCACCCTGAATTCAACTGGCAGTACCAGTCTGGCCGATCCCCGGTACAATTGGACGACCGCTGGCACCGGGCGCATTGAGGGGCTGAATACCCAGGCCAACGTACTGGTCAGCGGCCCTGGTTTTTACGACTTAACCATCACCAACGACCGCAATGGCTGTAGGGATTCTGCCGAGGTACAAGTCATTCAAGACCTCAACCTGCCCATTGCCAATGCGGGCACAAGTGATACCCTTACCTGTTTATTGAACAGTGTCAATCTCAACGGCAGTGCTTCAAGTAGTGGGGCTTTGTTTCGATACTTATGGACTGGATTGAATGGCCAAACGGTGATCGATTCAACTTCAGTACAAGCCAGCACACAGGTTGCCGGATTGTACCAGTTGGCAGTAACCAACACCTTCAATCAATGTGTGAGTTTTGATACGGTTAACGTTGTTGCCGATACGACTCCGGTCAGTTTATCCATTGATCCCCCACGTGAGCTGAACTGTGTTACCCGTTCGATTACGCTTACTTCGCGGGTCAATCCGGGCAATCGGGCACTGAATTACACCTGGATGGCCATTAATGGAGGCAACATCACCAGTGCCAATAACACCGCCAATATCGAGGTCGATTTAGCGGGTCAATATGCGCTGGAAATTACCGACCTCGCCAATGGTTGTACCACTGAAGCAGCTGTAACGGTAAAAGACAGCAGCAATACGGTCAGCGCAGTGATTGCAGCTCCCCTGGCCATTTCTTGCACCCAGCCTGAAACCGAACTGGATGGTTCAGGATCACAAGGGGGTAGCACGGTGGTATTCCAATGGAGCACCATCAACGGCAACATCATCGGTGCCAACAACCGTGCCCGCATCAGGGTTGGAGCAGCAGGTACCTACCAATTGATTGTTCGGGATACCACAACTCAATGTAGCGACACCAGTACGGTAGCCGTCAGCAGTCAACAAATGCTCCCCATTGCCCAGGCTGGGCAAGACCTTGAATTGACTTGCAGCGCCCCCAGCGTATCCCTCAGTACTCAGGGATCTGCAACGGGAAACAACATCCGTTATCGCTGGCAAGGCCCCTGCCCTATCGCAGATTCAAGTGCTTCCACCATCACAACCACTTGTGAGGGACAATACGTGTTGCAGGTGCTTGATACCATAACGGGTTGTACAAGTACCGATACGGTGGTGGTCAGCCTAAATTCAGCCAGCCCCAATGCCCAGGTGGCGGCGGCCACAACCAACATCAATTGTACGGCTGGAGAAGGTATCCTTTCGGCGCGCGGATCATCTGGTGGGCAAATCCGCTGGTTTTTCCAAAACAATGAAATAGGCCGCGATACTCAACTTTTGGTTAGGACCGCCGGAGCATACCTTTTAGTGGTAGAAAATACAGTTCTTGGATGTACGGACAGTGTCCAGGTTCAAGTGAACAAAGATTGTAAACCCATTGCCAGCATTGCTCCCGTTGCAGGTATTTCATGTAAGCAAGAAATCGTTACCCTCGACGGAACGGGTTCAACATTTAACGCCTCCATTCGCTACCATTGGCTGGGGCCAGTTGGTGATTGTATGGTAAGCGATTCTTTACTCCCCAGCATTGATGTAAAATGCCCGGGTACTTATCAGCTGGTGGTAGAAAATCTCGCCACCAATGAGCAGGATACTGCATCGATTGTGGTCACCGCAAACCAGGTCATCCCTTCCATAGCCATTGCTCCGGTAGACACCTTGACCTGCACATCTCCGAGCCTGGTGCTGGACGGAAGTGGTTCGGCTCAAGGCAACAATATCCAATACACCTGGTTGAACAATACCGGTCAAGTGGTTGGTCGAACGGC includes these proteins:
- a CDS encoding gliding motility-associated C-terminal domain-containing protein, whose amino-acid sequence is MKHCITILSILLSGWLWGQNCPLEAPLPIPANDSVVYSFEVFDVINNNLGAPGQGVCGVQMRFRHNSITDFEVWLKAPNGKEIQLIGPNATVSQPTLGGSWNVTFVRCLATPMPQVPFAQRWNNSTNPFGATGITGSYWPFSGCLEEFNAGPVNGNWELKLKTITSTQIRGSLLGLDIQFCDKRGQRCCFADAGVLSGPVNVAACQGDFDLNLTAAPTYSGAKPDSSKYAYTYAIGRDIILQGYDSIPDLRRMSPGNYQVCGLSYQRKDTSLFPAANNILRLDTLRNQLKNGTIALCGEMTADCINVVIAPRSDSTVLPLQIICEGDSVVVAGQTFKTTGRFPITFNQPGRCDSLVIVNIRAEKSLNSTLDSTICAGDSVAIGTKQYKVTGNYVDTLQASSGCDSIVSLRLLVLPAIPVKDTAIEICSGRSVVVGGQRFSTSGTYTIPLVSSQGCDSLIRLTLTIIEPQSVITATDTFLTCTRTQVVLDGTQSTPLGQVMYRWEDNMGNPIGDSTHFVVTSPDTYYLQVITTKSLCARRVRIIITADTLKPVVNIGGTDTLDCNTPRITLNSTGSTSLADPRYNWTTAGTGRIEGLNTQANVLVSGPGFYDLTITNDRNGCRDSAEVQVIQDLNLPIANAGTSDTLTCLLNSVNLNGSASSSGALFRYLWTGLNGQTVIDSTSVQASTQVAGLYQLAVTNTFNQCVSFDTVNVVADTTPVSLSIDPPRELNCVTRSITLTSRVNPGNRALNYTWMAINGGNITSANNTANIEVDLAGQYALEITDLANGCTTEAAVTVKDSSNTVSAVIAAPLAISCTQPETELDGSGSQGGSTVVFQWSTINGNIIGANNRARIRVGAAGTYQLIVRDTTTQCSDTSTVAVSSQQMLPIAQAGQDLELTCSAPSVSLSTQGSATGNNIRYRWQGPCPIADSSASTITTTCEGQYVLQVLDTITGCTSTDTVVVSLNSASPNAQVAAATTNINCTAGEGILSARGSSGGQIRWFFQNNEIGRDTQLLVRTAGAYLLVVENTVLGCTDSVQVQVNKDCKPIASIAPVAGISCKQEIVTLDGTGSTFNASIRYHWLGPVGDCMVSDSLLPSIDVKCPGTYQLVVENLATNEQDTASIVVTANQVIPSIAIAPVDTLTCTSPSLVLDGSGSAQGNNIQYTWLNNTGQVVGRTAQVSVNAPGLYAFEVLDTLNGCFAQREVLVVQDTNIPQIAFNSSTFPCNRDTFNFRASVLPIGRNYQLNWTGPGIAGRADTTVVALTAAGQYIFSATDLGSNCTVRDTIDLVEPADCLPCISASATTVELTCTQTQIALPAEFCRPCIGCTVNWSSNDGNFVSRADTLTPIINRAGTYTLTVLDSSARAVTLNIIVRSDQQLPVLPPGFDASFTCAIREIALPNPDSSALNPISWRWETSDGQLVADTLPGRLKAVRIGTYRLVGRNVLTNCESFTLVRIGLDSLAPRAFAGSDQVLDCNNQRLTLNGNGSAVGPGISYLWTALDNGRILAGENSVNPVIDAQGRYVIKVEDARNNCFSTDTLLVTPDATLPRIEPIANQLLNCRDSMLTLNGNMPAGGPYTANWCALGTTRDTLGCFPQQNLQVSSPGLYSYELTDIRNNCRNRIFVTVKEDRIAPSIDAGPTDTLRCNALNLRLNGQNLRPEDPLLFAWRGDNNQAIEADSTLNPLLISGGWYTLLAQSRRNFCTSTDRIFIAVDLGRPQVSAGRDTFLNCVPLQISLQGNFSSSSGETLEARWTANGGRIISGQNTANAQVDQPGNYLLTVRNTVNNCIAIDEVVVSNQALKPQARIAGPNTISCTVQQVTLLGTASTNPFNRTLRYFWTPVDGGRIIGSPADDSMVTARAGLYRLIVTDALSGCQDSTDFSLQADVNRPRIAIASPATLSCSRPQVRIDASESATGVIYQYTWLAPNGQTLPDSNRTPQVTLPGNYQLTVRNVQSGCISVDSVEVTEDYTQPQIRLRALDVLDCVTPVIELEAGTSQGRNLSYQWSASHAGILSNAAAALIRINAPGYYRLVLTDGVSGCSSSDSLLVQEAASAIDTVIFAVQQPGCGTNQAGQVRVTNISGGTAPYKVFLNNTFPEANNLFRNLRPGNYTLKVEDAGGCLWTAPIELQAPQAPTVELGPDREIKLGDSVSLAPIISSDSIVSITWAAGTTLSDPNSRNQVLKPSNSTTAQISIRAANGCTASDFVNIRVIRESPLFVPNIFSPNGDGINDVLNIFAGSQVNKVKVFRIYDRWGNQVFSLQEFSPNDALLGWDGKQGGTLLNSAVYTWYAEVEMADGKVEGLKGDVSLLR